A portion of the Canis aureus isolate CA01 chromosome 32, VMU_Caureus_v.1.0, whole genome shotgun sequence genome contains these proteins:
- the LOC144303588 gene encoding uncharacterized protein LOC144303588 produces the protein MCPRSSLPSARAQSSVPSAPSNVKAAGSCREGHAVFAEASLPWVLEQRSASVRPGSGEGPAGVCHHRVSPGRQGTALVAVVLRKASARPSAPPAHPRSPPRLFHDDREARLFPGHRTRRGPRSRHPQPSRRRIRRPVSPPGSAVCEDRCPRSLLEDAAAHWRDQRTPEHHLVPSPGATREKLKPGDGVGLLTQLSSLSLPHLAGAFLCCPVCGGHPTAGRIFAPTPE, from the exons ATGTGTCCTCGCTCCAGCCTCCCCTCCGCCAGAGCCCAGTCGTCGGTGCCGTCCGCGCCATCCAACGTGAAGGCGGCGGGAAGCTGCAGGGAGGGACACGCGGTCTTCGCGGAGGCCTCGCTTCCCTGGGTGTTAGAGCAACGGAGCGCGAGCGTCCGCCCGGGCTCTGGCGAAGGCCCTGCCGGTGTCTGCCACCACCGGGTGTCGCCCGGGCGCCAGGGAACGGCCCTCGTAGCCGTCGTCCTCAGGAAAGCGTCAGCCCGGCCCTCGGCGCCCCCTGCTCACCCGCGCTCACCCCCTCGTCTCTTCCACGACGACCGGGAAGCGCGGCTGTTCCCAGGCCACAG GACGAGGAGGGGGCCGCGCTCCCGCCACCCACAGCCCAGCCGGCGACGCATCCGGAGGCCTGTGAGCCCGCCTGGCTCGGCAGTCTGCGAGGACCGCTGTCCCCGTTCCCTGCTGGAGGACGCTGCGGCTCACTGGAG AGATCAAAGGACCCCGGAGCATCACCTGGTCCCATCCCCTGGTGCCACACGTGAGAAGCTGAAGCCCGGAGACGGGGTCGGACTCCTAACCCAGCTGTccagtctctccctcccccacctcgcGGGAGCCTTCCTCTGCTGTCCCGTGTGTGGGGGACACCCCACTGCAGGCCGGATCTTTGCCCCGACCCCCGAGTGA